The proteins below are encoded in one region of Serratia symbiotica:
- a CDS encoding GNAT family N-acetyltransferase has protein sequence MNINVTDQPNPNDKEFVIDSLWAHNDKTQPVDIHPLFLTLTDDDNQIVAGLVARTWWGGLEVQYLWVGDQYRQSGYGRQLMLQAEEEARKRGCHMACVDTFDFQAKGFYEKLGYRVFGDLPGYAHRHTRHYLAKNL, from the coding sequence ATGAATATCAACGTAACCGATCAACCAAACCCGAATGATAAAGAATTCGTTATCGATAGCCTCTGGGCCCATAACGATAAAACTCAGCCCGTCGACATTCACCCATTGTTCCTGACCCTAACCGATGACGATAACCAGATAGTCGCCGGTCTGGTCGCCAGAACCTGGTGGGGCGGCCTTGAGGTGCAATATCTCTGGGTTGGCGACCAATACCGCCAAAGTGGCTATGGCCGCCAGTTAATGTTGCAGGCCGAAGAAGAAGCTCGCAAACGCGGCTGCCACATGGCCTGTGTGGATACCTTCGATTTTCAAGCCAAAGGCTTTTACGAAAAACTCGGCTACCGAGTCTTTGGCGATTTGCCCGGCTATGCGCATCGGCACACTCGCCACTACCTGGCTAAAAACCTTTAA